From Bradyrhizobium symbiodeficiens, the proteins below share one genomic window:
- the metK gene encoding methionine adenosyltransferase, with protein sequence MRASYLFTSESVSEGHPDKVCDRISDEIVDLFYREGPKAGIDPWQIRAACETLATTNKVVIAGETRGPKSVTNEQIEGVVRGAIKDIGYEQEGFHWKTCDIEILLHPQSADIAQGVDALQPGEVKEEGAGDQGIMFGYATNETPDLMPAPIFYAHKILRLISEARHSGKEKVLGPDSKSQVTVQYENGKPVGVREIVVSHQHLIEDISSTQIRDIVEPYVREALPKDWITPKTIWHINPTGKFFIGGPDGDTGLTGRKIIVDTYGGAAPHGGGAFSGKDPTKVDRSAAYAARYVAKNIVAAGLADRCTLQLAYAIGVARPLSIYIDTHGTGKVSEDQLEKAAAQAMDLTPRGIRSHLDLNRPIYARTSAYGHFGRTPDNEGGFSWEKTDLVEQLKRAL encoded by the coding sequence ATGCGCGCGTCCTATCTCTTCACCAGCGAGTCCGTGTCCGAGGGTCATCCGGACAAGGTGTGCGACCGGATTTCCGACGAGATCGTCGATCTGTTCTACCGCGAAGGGCCGAAGGCCGGCATCGACCCCTGGCAGATCCGCGCCGCCTGCGAGACGCTCGCGACCACCAACAAGGTGGTGATCGCCGGTGAGACCCGCGGTCCGAAGTCGGTGACCAATGAGCAGATCGAGGGCGTCGTCCGCGGCGCGATCAAGGATATCGGCTACGAGCAGGAAGGCTTCCATTGGAAGACCTGCGACATCGAGATCCTCCTGCATCCGCAGTCGGCCGACATCGCGCAGGGCGTCGATGCGCTTCAGCCGGGCGAGGTCAAGGAAGAGGGCGCGGGCGACCAGGGCATCATGTTCGGTTACGCCACCAACGAGACGCCCGATCTGATGCCGGCGCCGATCTTCTACGCCCACAAGATCCTGCGCCTGATCTCCGAAGCCCGTCACTCCGGCAAGGAGAAGGTGCTCGGCCCCGACTCCAAGAGCCAGGTCACCGTGCAGTACGAGAACGGCAAGCCGGTCGGCGTGCGCGAGATCGTGGTCTCGCACCAGCACCTGATCGAGGACATCTCGTCCACGCAGATCCGCGACATCGTCGAGCCCTATGTGCGCGAGGCGCTGCCGAAGGACTGGATCACGCCGAAGACCATCTGGCACATCAACCCGACCGGCAAATTCTTCATCGGTGGCCCCGATGGTGATACCGGCCTGACCGGCCGCAAGATCATCGTCGATACCTACGGTGGCGCGGCTCCGCATGGCGGTGGCGCGTTCTCCGGCAAGGATCCGACCAAGGTCGACCGCTCGGCGGCCTATGCCGCGCGCTACGTCGCCAAGAACATCGTTGCCGCCGGTCTTGCCGACCGCTGCACGCTCCAGCTCGCCTACGCCATTGGCGTGGCGCGTCCGCTGTCGATCTACATCGACACCCACGGCACCGGTAAGGTGTCGGAGGACCAGCTCGAGAAGGCGGCGGCGCAAGCGATGGATCTGACGCCCCGCGGCATCCGCAGCCATCTCGATCTCAACCGCCCGATCTACGCGCGCACCTCGGCCTACGGTCATTTCGGTCGCACGCCCGACAACGAGGGCGGCTTCTCCTGGGAGAAGACCGACCTCGTCGAGCAGCTCAAGCGCGCGCTCTGA
- a CDS encoding caspase family protein, whose protein sequence is MRRLLVALSLLAAILGSAPAAAQARNQLGPLCTTDTTPADKMIDACTKIIALKAFRGEQLATIHFWRAVGWNKKGDYAKVVTDATEAIRLQPSQAAYNLRGSAYYDKGDYDIAIADFDDALKLGPPSGTIFHNRGNAWRGKHDYAKAIADYDMAIKADPKATFSFQNRGISKQALGDLDGALADINQAIRLDPSLPQPLINRTAIWRAKGDLDRAIADGSEAIRLAREKPPANITTPPNSVLISGYTHRALAYEAKGDYASAREDYKATLAIAASDAGSKANQATAKVRLSLVTETSAPIPRDAPSPATQPNAVPAPQQKTGAAQLSSPAPAARGARMALIIGNGAYAHVKALANPANDARAVAKSLRDIGFTVSEGIDLDRAAMQKMTRDFLREAARAQVAVVYYAGHGVQVDGRNYLIPIDVELKPGTAMTEAMIDMDTIMAGLDDQVRTNILIFDACRNNPMAPKVVSAGANRSIEGASGLAAPTSLGTGATLGAGTLIAFATAPGQVALDGEGANSPFSAALSRHLGTPGLEVQQMLTRVRAEVVSSTKSKQVPWSNSSLLGEVYLAEK, encoded by the coding sequence ATGCGCCGCCTGCTCGTCGCGCTCAGTCTGCTTGCCGCAATCCTGGGGTCGGCGCCCGCGGCCGCGCAGGCCCGCAACCAGCTCGGGCCGCTCTGCACCACCGACACGACGCCGGCCGACAAGATGATCGACGCCTGCACCAAGATCATCGCTCTGAAGGCGTTTCGGGGCGAGCAGCTTGCGACGATCCATTTCTGGCGCGCCGTCGGCTGGAACAAGAAGGGCGACTACGCGAAAGTCGTCACCGACGCCACCGAAGCGATCCGGCTCCAGCCGAGCCAGGCAGCCTACAACCTCAGGGGATCCGCCTATTACGACAAGGGCGACTACGACATCGCGATCGCAGACTTCGACGACGCGCTGAAGCTCGGACCACCCAGCGGCACCATCTTCCACAATCGGGGCAACGCCTGGCGCGGCAAGCACGACTATGCGAAGGCCATTGCCGACTACGACATGGCGATCAAGGCCGATCCGAAAGCGACGTTTTCGTTTCAGAACCGGGGCATCTCGAAACAGGCCCTAGGCGATCTCGACGGCGCGCTTGCCGATATCAACCAGGCGATCCGGCTCGATCCCTCGCTGCCGCAGCCGCTGATCAACCGCACCGCGATCTGGCGCGCCAAGGGCGATCTCGACCGCGCCATCGCTGACGGCAGCGAGGCGATCCGGCTCGCCAGGGAGAAGCCGCCGGCCAATATCACGACGCCGCCGAACAGCGTGCTGATCTCCGGCTACACCCATCGCGCGCTGGCCTATGAAGCGAAGGGCGACTACGCAAGTGCTCGCGAGGACTACAAGGCGACGCTCGCGATCGCAGCATCCGATGCCGGCAGCAAGGCCAACCAGGCCACAGCAAAGGTGCGGCTGTCGCTGGTGACCGAGACGAGCGCGCCGATCCCCCGCGATGCGCCCTCGCCAGCGACGCAACCGAATGCGGTCCCCGCCCCGCAGCAGAAGACGGGCGCAGCGCAGCTTTCCTCACCTGCGCCAGCCGCTCGCGGCGCACGCATGGCGCTGATCATCGGCAACGGCGCCTATGCGCACGTCAAGGCGCTGGCCAATCCGGCCAACGACGCACGCGCCGTCGCAAAGAGCCTGCGCGATATCGGCTTCACCGTGTCGGAAGGCATCGATCTCGATCGCGCCGCGATGCAGAAGATGACACGCGACTTCCTGCGCGAGGCCGCGCGGGCGCAGGTCGCGGTGGTCTATTATGCCGGCCATGGCGTCCAGGTCGACGGCCGCAACTATCTCATTCCCATCGACGTCGAGCTCAAGCCGGGCACGGCCATGACCGAGGCGATGATCGACATGGACACGATCATGGCCGGCCTCGACGACCAGGTTCGCACCAACATTTTGATATTCGATGCCTGCCGCAACAATCCCATGGCCCCGAAGGTCGTATCCGCCGGCGCCAATCGCAGCATCGAAGGCGCCTCGGGCCTCGCGGCGCCAACGAGTCTCGGCACGGGTGCGACGCTCGGAGCAGGCACATTGATCGCCTTCGCCACCGCGCCGGGCCAGGTCGCGCTCGACGGCGAAGGCGCCAACTCGCCGTTCTCCGCCGCGCTGTCACGCCACCTCGGCACGCCGGGGCTGGAAGTGCAGCAGATGCTGACGCGGGTGCGGGCCGAGGTGGTCTCGTCCACGAAGAGCAAGCAGGTGCCGTGGTCGAACTCGTCGCTGCTGGGCGAGGTTTATCTGGCGGAGAAGTGA
- a CDS encoding cobalamin-independent methionine synthase II family protein — MQRNRAPFRADEVGSLLRPAKIKEARSRLEKGEISADDLRKIEDVEIEKVVHKQASLGLKLATDGEFRRSWWHFDFLAKLTGCELFHPDAGIQFAGVETRHDAVRVIDKLDFPADHPMLDHFRFLKKVADQAHVTAKMTIPSPAVLHFRGGRKAISKEVYPDLEAFYEDLGKTYRKAVKAFYDAGCRYLQFDDTVWAYLCSQDELQKARERGDNPDGLQQIYARIINYALAEKPADMVVTTHVCRGNFRSTWISSGGYEPVAETMLAGTNYDGYFLEYDSDRAGGFEPLRFLPKGNKVVVVGVITSKFGELEKKDDIKRRLEEAAKFAPLEQLALSPQCGFASTEEGNVLSEEEQWAKLSLAVEIAKEVWGN; from the coding sequence ATGCAGCGAAACAGAGCCCCCTTCCGCGCCGACGAGGTCGGCAGCCTCTTGCGTCCGGCCAAGATCAAGGAAGCCCGTAGCCGGCTCGAGAAGGGCGAGATCTCGGCCGACGATCTGCGCAAGATCGAGGACGTGGAGATCGAGAAGGTCGTGCACAAGCAGGCCTCGCTCGGCCTTAAGCTCGCGACCGACGGCGAATTCCGCCGCTCCTGGTGGCATTTCGACTTCCTGGCCAAGCTCACCGGCTGCGAGCTGTTTCATCCCGACGCAGGCATCCAGTTCGCGGGCGTGGAGACCCGGCACGACGCTGTGCGGGTGATCGACAAGCTCGACTTCCCCGCCGATCACCCGATGCTGGACCACTTCCGCTTCCTGAAGAAGGTCGCCGACCAGGCCCACGTCACCGCCAAGATGACGATCCCGTCGCCCGCGGTGCTGCATTTCCGCGGCGGCCGCAAGGCGATCTCGAAGGAAGTCTATCCCGATCTCGAGGCCTTCTACGAAGACCTCGGCAAGACCTATCGGAAAGCGGTCAAGGCCTTCTACGACGCCGGCTGCCGCTATCTCCAGTTCGACGACACCGTGTGGGCCTATCTCTGCTCGCAGGACGAGTTGCAGAAGGCGCGCGAGCGCGGCGACAATCCGGACGGTCTCCAGCAGATCTATGCCCGCATCATCAATTACGCGCTGGCCGAGAAGCCCGCCGACATGGTGGTGACGACGCATGTCTGCCGCGGCAATTTCCGTTCGACCTGGATTTCCTCGGGCGGCTATGAGCCGGTCGCGGAGACCATGCTCGCCGGCACCAATTACGACGGCTATTTTCTCGAATACGACAGCGACCGTGCCGGCGGCTTCGAGCCGCTGCGCTTCCTGCCCAAGGGCAACAAGGTCGTTGTGGTCGGCGTCATCACCTCGAAGTTCGGCGAGCTCGAGAAGAAGGACGACATCAAGCGCCGTCTGGAAGAAGCCGCCAAGTTCGCCCCGCTGGAGCAGCTCGCGCTCTCGCCGCAATGCGGCTTTGCTTCGACTGAAGAGGGCAACGTCCTTTCCGAGGAAGAGCAGTGGGCGAAGCTGAGCCTTGCGGTCGAAATCGCAAAGGAAGTGTGGGGTAACTGA
- a CDS encoding ABC transporter ATP-binding protein: MSDLLAIEALRAGYGEAVVLPNMSLWLAEGQVLALLGRNGTGKTTLINSIVGVTRRFSGSVALAGADVTSLRPDQRARAGIGWVPQERNIFRSLTVEENMTAVAQPGPWTVEKVYEMFPRLKERRSNFGNQLSGGEQQMLAIGRALTLNPKVLLLDEPTEGLAPIIVEELLKAIGSITRAGGICSIIVEQNAQKILGLADRVVILERGTIVHDAPSAALKADPSVLERHLGVAGAAAH; this comes from the coding sequence ATGTCTGACCTGCTCGCGATCGAGGCGTTGCGCGCCGGCTATGGCGAAGCGGTGGTGCTGCCCAACATGTCCTTGTGGCTCGCCGAGGGGCAGGTGCTGGCGCTGCTGGGCCGCAACGGTACCGGCAAGACCACGCTGATCAATTCGATCGTCGGTGTCACCCGCCGCTTTTCCGGCAGCGTGGCGCTCGCCGGCGCCGATGTCACTTCGCTCCGGCCCGACCAGCGGGCACGCGCCGGCATCGGCTGGGTGCCGCAGGAGCGCAACATCTTCCGCTCGCTGACGGTCGAGGAGAACATGACCGCGGTCGCGCAGCCCGGTCCATGGACGGTCGAGAAGGTCTACGAGATGTTCCCGCGGCTGAAGGAGCGACGGAGCAATTTCGGCAACCAGCTCTCCGGCGGCGAGCAGCAGATGCTGGCGATCGGCCGCGCGCTCACCCTCAACCCGAAAGTGCTGCTGCTGGACGAGCCGACCGAGGGCCTTGCTCCCATCATCGTCGAGGAGCTCTTGAAGGCGATCGGCAGTATCACGCGGGCAGGCGGCATCTGCTCGATCATCGTCGAACAGAATGCCCAAAAGATTCTGGGGCTGGCCGACCGCGTTGTGATATTGGAGCGCGGAACGATCGTCCACGACGCTCCGAGCGCCGCGCTGAAAGCCGACCCTTCGGTTCTGGAACGCCATCTCGGCGTCGCCGGGGCCGCAGCTCACTAA
- a CDS encoding ABC transporter ATP-binding protein, which translates to MTIALETQNLEKQFGGLRVTRDLSLKIEQGARHALIGPNGAGKTTVINQLTGVLKPNSGRILLEGQDITDLPVHKRVLRGLSRTFQINQLYPDLTPLETIGLAVSERLGHGGDWWRRMGTRSDVNGEIADLLASFHLLEVMNEQTVTLPYGKQRLLEIAVAIAAKPRVLLLDEPAAGVPESERHDILAVVGSLPRDVTVLLIEHDMDLVFSFADRISVLVSGGLLTEGPPEQVARDPQVKAVYLGEEAVNV; encoded by the coding sequence ATGACTATCGCGCTCGAAACCCAGAACCTCGAAAAGCAGTTCGGCGGCCTGCGCGTCACCCGCGATCTCTCCTTGAAGATCGAGCAGGGTGCCCGCCACGCGCTGATCGGTCCCAACGGCGCCGGCAAGACCACGGTGATCAACCAGCTCACCGGTGTGCTCAAGCCGAACTCGGGCCGCATCCTGCTCGAAGGCCAGGACATCACCGATCTTCCCGTGCACAAGCGCGTGCTGCGCGGCCTGTCGCGCACCTTCCAGATCAACCAGCTCTATCCTGACCTGACGCCGCTCGAGACCATCGGCCTTGCCGTCTCCGAGCGCCTCGGCCATGGCGGCGACTGGTGGCGGCGGATGGGCACGCGCAGCGACGTCAACGGTGAGATCGCCGATCTGCTCGCGAGCTTCCATCTGCTCGAGGTCATGAACGAACAGACCGTAACGCTGCCCTACGGCAAGCAGCGCCTGCTCGAGATCGCGGTCGCGATCGCGGCCAAGCCGCGCGTGCTGCTGCTCGACGAGCCCGCTGCCGGCGTGCCCGAGAGCGAGCGCCACGACATTCTTGCGGTCGTCGGCAGCCTGCCGCGCGACGTCACCGTGCTCTTGATCGAGCACGACATGGACCTCGTGTTCTCCTTCGCCGACCGCATCTCCGTGCTTGTTTCGGGCGGGCTGCTCACCGAGGGCCCGCCCGAGCAGGTCGCGCGCGATCCGCAGGTCAAGGCCGTCTATCTCGGCGAGGAGGCGGTCAATGTCTGA
- a CDS encoding branched-chain amino acid ABC transporter permease produces the protein MSASSDVGHHAQRQARWHYGEVAFWLIVLACGFAFPTRYLIMTDILRLALFAMSLDLILGYAGIVSLGHAAFFGVGAYAAGLLALHGMVNEPVLALIVAGLAAMVLGFATSFLVIRGVDLTRLMVTLGIALLLEALAERFSNITGGTDGLQGIEMQPILGVIPFDMFGKAGFFYSLAVLFLLFLFARRVVHSPFGLSLRAIKNNPLRAAAIGIPVNRRLIAIYTLAAFYAGVAGALFTQTTAIASLDVFAFERSADLMLVLVIGGTGYLYGGLIGAVIFRLLQEVFSTITPQYWQFWIGLVLVVIVLVGRQRLHRWVLYVPNLIIKQIAGRKAVVAVPESDT, from the coding sequence ATGAGCGCTTCCTCCGACGTCGGTCATCACGCCCAGCGCCAGGCGCGCTGGCACTATGGCGAAGTCGCCTTCTGGCTGATCGTGCTGGCCTGCGGCTTCGCGTTTCCCACGCGCTATCTGATCATGACCGACATCCTGCGGCTGGCGCTGTTTGCGATGTCGCTGGATCTGATCCTCGGCTATGCCGGTATCGTCTCGCTCGGCCACGCCGCCTTCTTCGGCGTCGGCGCCTATGCGGCGGGGCTGCTCGCGCTTCATGGTATGGTCAACGAGCCCGTGCTCGCGCTGATCGTCGCCGGCCTTGCCGCGATGGTGCTCGGCTTTGCCACCAGCTTCCTGGTGATCCGCGGCGTCGATCTCACCCGCTTGATGGTGACGCTCGGTATCGCGCTGCTGCTGGAAGCGCTCGCCGAACGCTTCTCCAACATCACCGGCGGCACCGACGGCCTGCAGGGCATCGAGATGCAGCCGATCCTCGGCGTGATCCCGTTCGACATGTTCGGCAAGGCCGGCTTCTTCTATTCGCTCGCCGTCCTGTTCCTGCTCTTCCTGTTCGCCCGCCGCGTCGTGCATTCGCCGTTCGGCCTGTCGCTGCGCGCAATCAAGAACAATCCGCTGCGCGCCGCCGCGATCGGCATTCCCGTCAACCGTCGCCTGATCGCGATCTATACGCTCGCGGCATTCTATGCCGGCGTCGCGGGCGCGCTGTTCACCCAGACAACCGCGATCGCCTCGCTCGACGTCTTCGCCTTCGAACGCTCCGCCGATCTGATGCTGGTGCTCGTCATCGGCGGCACCGGTTATCTCTACGGCGGGCTGATCGGCGCGGTGATCTTCCGCCTGCTCCAGGAAGTGTTCTCCACGATCACCCCGCAATATTGGCAGTTCTGGATCGGCCTGGTGCTGGTCGTGATCGTGTTGGTCGGGCGCCAGCGCCTGCATCGCTGGGTGCTGTACGTGCCGAACCTGATCATCAAGCAGATTGCCGGTCGCAAGGCGGTCGTCGCCGTGCCGGAGAGCGACACATGA
- a CDS encoding branched-chain amino acid ABC transporter permease — MTSILTNLFDGVAYGMLLFVLACGLAVTLGLMNFVNLAHGAFAMAGGYVCMVLVNRMGWPFFAALPLAFVSSAAIGIVLERTLYRHLYARSHLDQVLFTIGLTFMSVAAVDYIQGSSRVFINLPAALQGQFDLFGVGIGRYRLMIIVICGLLTIGLQMVLAKTRFGSRLRAAVDDPRAASGLGINVPQVFAFTFAFGCGLAGLGGALSAEILGLDPYFPLKFMIYFLIVVTVGGSSSITGPFLASLLLGIGDVAGKYYVPKMGPFVIYTMMIVILIWRPNGLFGRTAAR; from the coding sequence ATGACCTCTATCCTCACCAACCTGTTCGATGGCGTCGCCTACGGCATGCTGCTGTTCGTGCTGGCTTGCGGGCTCGCGGTCACGCTCGGATTGATGAACTTCGTCAATCTCGCCCACGGCGCCTTCGCCATGGCCGGCGGCTATGTCTGCATGGTGCTGGTCAACCGGATGGGCTGGCCGTTCTTCGCAGCGCTGCCACTCGCTTTCGTCTCGTCAGCCGCGATCGGCATCGTGCTCGAGCGCACGCTCTACCGCCATCTCTATGCGCGCAGCCATCTCGATCAGGTGTTGTTCACCATCGGCCTGACCTTCATGTCGGTCGCCGCCGTCGACTATATTCAGGGCTCGTCGCGGGTCTTCATCAACCTGCCGGCCGCGCTCCAGGGCCAGTTCGATCTGTTCGGGGTCGGTATCGGCCGCTACCGGCTGATGATCATCGTGATCTGCGGCTTGCTCACCATCGGCCTCCAAATGGTGCTGGCCAAGACACGCTTCGGCAGCCGCCTGCGCGCCGCCGTCGACGACCCGCGCGCCGCGAGCGGCCTCGGCATCAACGTGCCGCAAGTGTTCGCCTTCACCTTTGCCTTCGGATGCGGGCTCGCCGGCCTCGGTGGTGCGCTGAGCGCCGAGATCCTCGGCCTCGATCCTTACTTCCCGCTGAAGTTCATGATCTACTTCCTGATCGTGGTCACCGTCGGCGGCTCGTCCTCGATCACCGGCCCATTCCTGGCCTCGCTCCTGCTCGGCATCGGCGACGTCGCCGGCAAATATTACGTGCCGAAGATGGGCCCCTTCGTGATCTACACCATGATGATCGTGATCCTGATCTGGCGCCCGAACGGCCTGTTCGGCCGCACTGCCGCGCGTTGA